A DNA window from Vigna angularis cultivar LongXiaoDou No.4 chromosome 1, ASM1680809v1, whole genome shotgun sequence contains the following coding sequences:
- the LOC108347828 gene encoding G-type lectin S-receptor-like serine/threonine-protein kinase LECRK3 isoform X2 has protein sequence MDGKLVLTDDQREEKVIAPNFSAKAASASVLDSGNFVLYNTKNDIIWQSFDYPTDTLLGGQSLPNGHQLVCNSSQNDHSSGRFRLKMQDDGNLVLYPVDTTDAGTEAYWASNTRSALNRVEEYQNPLDKNGTLRILNESSDGRTKVILSVISNSSLANDGNRIIYRATLNYDGIFRLYAHFKNGSTQILEKWPDVKNMCSIKGFCGFNSYCTLDDAQPLCSCLSGFISIHPNDSTLGCKRSFLKEDCWGKKDSATSYEMKSEENIVWVDFPYFKAEISQEECSAACLADCNCEAAFYDGVSCMKQRLPLRYLRRQLSDYRTSVLLWKVGDSLSNRTENDYPVPVPEPPPIKATSNKATVHIIVITSVFSLLLCSTIVISSHYTYKIRILKYKRLMETGNLGLNEEVTLRRFSYSELKRATNNFKIELGKGSFGAVYKGALDKGKRLIAVKRLEKLVEEGEKEFQAEMRAIGKTRHRNLVRLLGFCAEGSKRLLVYEYMSNGSLGNLIFVGESQRRPEWDERVRIAVEIARGIMYLHEECEAPIIHCDIKPQNILVDEFWTAKISDFGLAKLLMPDQTRTMTGARGTRGYLAPEWNKNVPISVKTDVYSYGIMLLEILCCRRNIEVRVPEPEAVSLCSWAYNCFVAGKLNKLFPWEVVDDKTAVENMIKVALWCIQDEPFLRPTMKSVVLMLEGVTDIAIPPCPASNST, from the coding sequence ATGGACGGTAAACTCGTACTAACAGACGACCAACGAGAAGAGAAGGTTATTGCACCTAATTTCAGTGCAAAAGCTGCCTCTGCCTCCGTGCTCGATTCTGGAAACTTTGTGCTCTACAACACTAAAAACGACATCATATGGCAGAGTTTCGATTACCCAACAGATACTTTGTTAGGTGGTCAATCTCTTCCAAACGGACATCAACTGGTGTGCAATTCATCACAGAACGACCATTCCAGTGGACGATTTCGTCTCAAGATGCAGGATGACGGAAATCTTGTTCTTTATCCAGTGGACACAACTGACGCTGGAACGGAAGCTTACTGGGCCTCTAATACTCGTTCTGCTTTGAATCGCGTTGAGGAATATCAGAACCCTCTCGACAAAAATGGTACTCTGCGGATTCTGAATGAAAGCAGTGATGGGAGGACTAAGGTGATTCTAAGTGTAATCAGTAATTCGTCTTTAGCTAACGATGGAAACCGGATCATCTATCGTGCAACCCTGAATTATGATGGGATATTTCGTCTGTATGCGCATTTTAAGAATGGTAGTACCCAAATTTTGGAAAAATGGCCGGATGTTAAAAACATGTGTTCAATAAAAGGTTTTTGTGGATTCAACAGCTACTGCACATTAGATGACGCTCAACCATTATGCTCTTGTCTTTCGGGGTTTATCTCCATACATCCAAACGACTCCACTCTGGGCTGCAAAAGGAGTTTTCTGAAAGAAGATTGTTGGGGGAAGAAAGACAGCGCAACCTCGTATGAGATGAAGTCGGAGGAGAATATTGTGTGGGTGGATTTTCCTTATTTCAAGGCTGAAATTTCACAAGAAGAATGCTCCGCTGCTTGCTTGGCTGATTGCAATTGTGAGGCTGCATTTTACGACGGTGTAAGCTGCATGAAACAAAGGCTGCCTTTGAGATATCTCAGACGGCAATTAAGCGATTACAGAACCTCAGTGTTACTGTGGAAAGTGGGAGACAGCCTCAGCAATCGGACGGAAAACGATTATCCTGTGCCTGTTCCTGAACCACCACCAATCAAGGCAACAAGTAATAAAGCAACGGTGCATATTATTGTCATTACATCCGTATTTTCGCTGCTTTTATGTTCAACCATTGTCATATCCAGCCACTACACGTACAAGATTCGGATTTTGAAGTATAAAAGATTGATGGAAACTGGGAACTTGGGTCTGAACGAAGAGGTGACTTTGAGAAGGTTTTCATACAGCGAACTCAAAAGAGCAACAAATAATTTCAAGATAGAACTGGGAAAAGGGTCTTTTGGAGCAGTTTACAAGGGGGCGTTGGACAAAGGTAAGAGGTTGATTGCAGTGAAGAGACTGGAGAAAttagtggaagaaggagaaaaggaaTTCCAAGCAGAAATGAGAGCCATTGGAAAAACCCGTCACAGGAATCTAGTTCGTTTGTTGGGTTTCTGTGCGGAGGGTTCTAAAAGGCTTCTGGTGTATGAATACATGTCCAATGGCTCCCTTGGAAACCTTATCTTCGTGGGTGAAAGTCAGAGACGTCCAGAGTGGGATGAGAGAGTAAGAATAGCGGTGGAGATTGCTAGAGGGATAATGTATCTCCACGAAGAGTGTGAGGCACCAATCATTCATTGTGACATAAAGCCTCAGAACATCTTAGTGGATGAGTTCTGGACTGCCAAAATATCCGATTTTGGGCTTGCAAAACTTCTCATGCCCGATCAAACCAGAACCATGACAGGGGCCAGAGGAACAAGAGGGTACTTGGCCCCAGAATGGAACAAGAATGTCCCAATATCTGTCAAGACTGATGTTTATAGCTACGGAATAATGCTGTTGGAAATTTTATGTTGCAGAAGAAACATCGAAGTTCGTGTCCCTGAACCTGAGGCGGTTAGTCTCTGCTCCTGGGCTTATAACTGTTTTGTTGCAGGAAAACTCAATAAGCTTTTTCCTTGGGAAGTGGTGGATGACAAAACTGCCGTGGAAAATATGATTAAAGTGGCACTTTGGTGTATCCAAGATGAACCTTTTCTTCGCCCAACAATGAAGAGCGTCGTATTGATGTTAGAAGGGGTCACCGACATAGCAATTCCTCCTTGTCCCGCTTCCAATTCTACTTGA
- the LOC108347834 gene encoding SPX domain-containing protein 1, whose product MKFGKSLSSQIEKTLPEWRDKFLSYKELKKKLKQFDPPAAADDRPGKRHKSDSAATSADMSKEETDFRNLLESELDKFNTFFVEKEEEYIIRLKELQDRVVKVKDFSEEMMKIRKEIVDFHGEMVLLENYSALNYTGLVKILKKYDKRTGALIRLPFIQKVLQQPFFTTDLLYKLVKECETMLDRLFPENDPPPVSGETTPQAEGCDPSTSTTTKSDGGLLIPKELAEIEYMESLYMKSTVSALHVLQEIRSGSSTVSMFSLPPLKISGSEETWKKIPVLEQAAK is encoded by the exons ATGAAATTCGGAAAGAGTCTCAGCAGCCAGATCGAGAAAACCCTGCCGGAGTGGCGCGACAAGTTCCTCTCCTACAAGGAGCTTAAGAAGAAGCTTAAACAATTTGACCCTCCTGCTGCCGCCGATGACCGTCCCGGAAAACGCCACAAGTCTGATTCTGCAGCCACTTCCGCCGACATGTCCAAGGAGGAGACCGACTTCCGCAACTTGCTCGAGAGTGAACTCGACAAATTCAACACCTTCTTCGTTGAGAAGGAGGAAGAGTACATTATCAGACTCAAG GAGTTACAAGATAGGGTGGTCAAAGTTAAGGATTTTAGTGAAGAGATGATGAAAATCCGCAAGGAAATTGTGGATTTCCATGGAGAGATGGTCTTGCTGGAAAACTACAGTGCCCTGAACTATACAG GGCTAGTGAAAATACTGAAGAAGTATGACAAGAGAACTGGTGCTCTCATCCGCTTGCCCTTCATTCAGAAGGTCTTGCAACAACCTTTCTTTACCACTGACTTGCTCTACAAGCTTGTAAAGGAGTGTGAAACAATGTTGGACCGTCTTTTCCCTGAGAATGATCCTCCTCCAGTTTCTGGTGAGACAACTCCCCAAGCTGAAGGTTGTGATCCTTCAACTTCAACCACTACCAAGAGTGATGGTGGTTTGCTGATTCCCAAGGAATTAGCTGAGATCGAGTACATGGAGAGCCTATATATGAAGAGTACAGTATCAGCTTTGCATGTTTTGCAGGAAATTAGAAGTGGAAGCTCAACTGTTAGCATGTTTTCATTGCCACCGTTGAAGATAAGTGGTTCAGAAGAAACATGGAAGAAAATTCCGGTTCTTGAACAAGCAGCCAAGTAA
- the LOC108347828 gene encoding G-type lectin S-receptor-like serine/threonine-protein kinase LECRK1 isoform X1, with protein MDIIAVIITCLLLMSVGTRVETYQIPLGTTLAAQSTTTSFWLSPSAQFAFGFYPLEQGGDFVVAIWLVSGENKTVVWTAQRNDPPVTSGAKLQLNMDGKLVLTDDQREEKVIAPNFSAKAASASVLDSGNFVLYNTKNDIIWQSFDYPTDTLLGGQSLPNGHQLVCNSSQNDHSSGRFRLKMQDDGNLVLYPVDTTDAGTEAYWASNTRSALNRVEEYQNPLDKNGTLRILNESSDGRTKVILSVISNSSLANDGNRIIYRATLNYDGIFRLYAHFKNGSTQILEKWPDVKNMCSIKGFCGFNSYCTLDDAQPLCSCLSGFISIHPNDSTLGCKRSFLKEDCWGKKDSATSYEMKSEENIVWVDFPYFKAEISQEECSAACLADCNCEAAFYDGVSCMKQRLPLRYLRRQLSDYRTSVLLWKVGDSLSNRTENDYPVPVPEPPPIKATSNKATVHIIVITSVFSLLLCSTIVISSHYTYKIRILKYKRLMETGNLGLNEEVTLRRFSYSELKRATNNFKIELGKGSFGAVYKGALDKGKRLIAVKRLEKLVEEGEKEFQAEMRAIGKTRHRNLVRLLGFCAEGSKRLLVYEYMSNGSLGNLIFVGESQRRPEWDERVRIAVEIARGIMYLHEECEAPIIHCDIKPQNILVDEFWTAKISDFGLAKLLMPDQTRTMTGARGTRGYLAPEWNKNVPISVKTDVYSYGIMLLEILCCRRNIEVRVPEPEAVSLCSWAYNCFVAGKLNKLFPWEVVDDKTAVENMIKVALWCIQDEPFLRPTMKSVVLMLEGVTDIAIPPCPASNST; from the coding sequence ATGGACATCATTGCCGTGATAATAACTTGCCTGTTGCTGATGTCTGTGGGGACAAGAGTTGAAACGTATCAGATACCACTCGGAACCACACTTGCTGCACAGAGTACTACTACTTCTTTCTGGCTTTCTCCTTCTGCTCAATTTGCATTTGGTTTTTATCCACTAGAACAAGGTGGTGACTTTGTCGTTGCAATTTGGCTGGTTAGCGGGGAGAACAAGACAGTGGTATGGACTGCACAACGGAACGATCCTCCGGTAACCTCAGGTGCAAAGCTACAACTAAACATGGACGGTAAACTCGTACTAACAGACGACCAACGAGAAGAGAAGGTTATTGCACCTAATTTCAGTGCAAAAGCTGCCTCTGCCTCCGTGCTCGATTCTGGAAACTTTGTGCTCTACAACACTAAAAACGACATCATATGGCAGAGTTTCGATTACCCAACAGATACTTTGTTAGGTGGTCAATCTCTTCCAAACGGACATCAACTGGTGTGCAATTCATCACAGAACGACCATTCCAGTGGACGATTTCGTCTCAAGATGCAGGATGACGGAAATCTTGTTCTTTATCCAGTGGACACAACTGACGCTGGAACGGAAGCTTACTGGGCCTCTAATACTCGTTCTGCTTTGAATCGCGTTGAGGAATATCAGAACCCTCTCGACAAAAATGGTACTCTGCGGATTCTGAATGAAAGCAGTGATGGGAGGACTAAGGTGATTCTAAGTGTAATCAGTAATTCGTCTTTAGCTAACGATGGAAACCGGATCATCTATCGTGCAACCCTGAATTATGATGGGATATTTCGTCTGTATGCGCATTTTAAGAATGGTAGTACCCAAATTTTGGAAAAATGGCCGGATGTTAAAAACATGTGTTCAATAAAAGGTTTTTGTGGATTCAACAGCTACTGCACATTAGATGACGCTCAACCATTATGCTCTTGTCTTTCGGGGTTTATCTCCATACATCCAAACGACTCCACTCTGGGCTGCAAAAGGAGTTTTCTGAAAGAAGATTGTTGGGGGAAGAAAGACAGCGCAACCTCGTATGAGATGAAGTCGGAGGAGAATATTGTGTGGGTGGATTTTCCTTATTTCAAGGCTGAAATTTCACAAGAAGAATGCTCCGCTGCTTGCTTGGCTGATTGCAATTGTGAGGCTGCATTTTACGACGGTGTAAGCTGCATGAAACAAAGGCTGCCTTTGAGATATCTCAGACGGCAATTAAGCGATTACAGAACCTCAGTGTTACTGTGGAAAGTGGGAGACAGCCTCAGCAATCGGACGGAAAACGATTATCCTGTGCCTGTTCCTGAACCACCACCAATCAAGGCAACAAGTAATAAAGCAACGGTGCATATTATTGTCATTACATCCGTATTTTCGCTGCTTTTATGTTCAACCATTGTCATATCCAGCCACTACACGTACAAGATTCGGATTTTGAAGTATAAAAGATTGATGGAAACTGGGAACTTGGGTCTGAACGAAGAGGTGACTTTGAGAAGGTTTTCATACAGCGAACTCAAAAGAGCAACAAATAATTTCAAGATAGAACTGGGAAAAGGGTCTTTTGGAGCAGTTTACAAGGGGGCGTTGGACAAAGGTAAGAGGTTGATTGCAGTGAAGAGACTGGAGAAAttagtggaagaaggagaaaaggaaTTCCAAGCAGAAATGAGAGCCATTGGAAAAACCCGTCACAGGAATCTAGTTCGTTTGTTGGGTTTCTGTGCGGAGGGTTCTAAAAGGCTTCTGGTGTATGAATACATGTCCAATGGCTCCCTTGGAAACCTTATCTTCGTGGGTGAAAGTCAGAGACGTCCAGAGTGGGATGAGAGAGTAAGAATAGCGGTGGAGATTGCTAGAGGGATAATGTATCTCCACGAAGAGTGTGAGGCACCAATCATTCATTGTGACATAAAGCCTCAGAACATCTTAGTGGATGAGTTCTGGACTGCCAAAATATCCGATTTTGGGCTTGCAAAACTTCTCATGCCCGATCAAACCAGAACCATGACAGGGGCCAGAGGAACAAGAGGGTACTTGGCCCCAGAATGGAACAAGAATGTCCCAATATCTGTCAAGACTGATGTTTATAGCTACGGAATAATGCTGTTGGAAATTTTATGTTGCAGAAGAAACATCGAAGTTCGTGTCCCTGAACCTGAGGCGGTTAGTCTCTGCTCCTGGGCTTATAACTGTTTTGTTGCAGGAAAACTCAATAAGCTTTTTCCTTGGGAAGTGGTGGATGACAAAACTGCCGTGGAAAATATGATTAAAGTGGCACTTTGGTGTATCCAAGATGAACCTTTTCTTCGCCCAACAATGAAGAGCGTCGTATTGATGTTAGAAGGGGTCACCGACATAGCAATTCCTCCTTGTCCCGCTTCCAATTCTACTTGA